TTTAAAAGCAAAGAATATCCAATTACCTCTCTTTATTTGAAACTGGGACCAAAAGAGAGAGAGAATTTTAAATACAGAATAACCTTGAAAAATCTCATAAAGGAACAAAGGGATAGATTAGACAAAGGTGGCTTTACCAAGCAAGCCATTGAGTCAGTAGAGTCTGATTTAAAAAAAATCGCTGGCTATATCGAAAACACAGACCAGATCACCGGTTGCAGAGGTATAGCACTATTTTCCTCCACTGGCGCAGATGTTTGGGAAGTGTTCAAGCTGCCCTTGCTATACCGCAATCGGTTAGTTGTAGATTGGTCTCCACTTATTAGGCAACTGGTTACAATCAGCGATGAGTTTGGGGATATAGCGGTGGTGATAATAGACCGTAAAAAAGCCCGGCTTTTCCGAATAGGATTAAATGGAGCAAGTGAGGTGGCTGGTTATTTTTATCCGGAAGCCACTCGCAGCACTAAATTCCGCTCGCAGGAAGGGAAATTCAAACAACGAGTGTCGCCCGCAGTCGGAGGTGGCGAAGTGCCCCATGGCCTTGGCGAATACGGCTTCCAGAGAAAGATAGAGAATGAAATTCAGCAGCATTTTAGATACGTATCCGATAAATTATTCGGCTATTACAAGGAGAATAAGTTTGATTGGTTGGTAATAGGCGGCGCCGAATCGGTCATCACCGATTTCTCTCATCATATCCACACTTATCTGAAGGAAAGGTCTCTGGGTTCGTTTGTGTTAGAAGATATAGACTCAGCCAAGTTTGATGAAATCGTGGAGAAATCGCTCGAGCTCTTGGATTCTATGGAACGTAGAAACGAAGCCAGGATAATTAAAGAGTTTGAAGAGAAGCTTCATCTGGGGTTTGCAGTAAATGGGCTAGAATCTTCTTTAAAGGCCCTTATGATGGGACAGGTGAGGGTACTAATAGTAGCGGAAGGGTTTATTCAATCAGGGTTTATTTGCCCGGAATCCGGTGTTTTGGTCTGGGAGAAAAGGGATAGCCTTTGTCCGGAGGGGAAAACCCCTATACCGGTGGAGGATATCGTGGATGAGGCTATTGAGGAAGCGCTGGGGCAGGGTGCCGAGGTGGAGGTGATTTTCGACCAGGACGCCAAGAAAAAAATAGAAGGGATCGGGGCGATTCTACGGTTCAAACTCTAATATATAAGGTTTGAGCAATGTCGACTCCTTTGGTTTTACTCAAAAAAAAACAGCTCTTCTTAAAAGTCGAAAAGGGCTATATTTATTTCTCGCCTTAATCCTAGCATTATTTCTATTTTTTGTTAAAACCGGATCAAGGTTCGGGTTAACTACTACCGGTAAACATAGGGTATTGAGCGTGATTGATGGCGATACGATTGTGCTCGAAGGTGTTAATACCCAGGTCAGGTATCTAGCAATAGACGCTCCGGAGATTCCCACTGAGGAATCGCCAGGAGACCCCCTTTCTCTTGAGGCTAAGAGATTTAACGAAAGCCTTGTTGGCGGTAAGACAGTTCGATTAGAATTTGATGAAGAGAAGTATGACTATTACGGGAGAATGTTGGCTTATGTTTATGTAGACGAACTTTTTGTCAACCAAGAAATGGTCAGAAGCGGCCTGGCCAGGGCTTTCATAATAAAGCCCAATGATAAACACGAGAGAATCATCTATGAGGCAGAGGAGCAGGCAAGGCGGGGAAGAAAGGGAATCTGGGGAGATCATAGAGGGTTTAAGCCGCCTGATGAAAATGTCCGATTCTTGATCAAGCCATCCCAGGCATCCCGTTATATCGGGCAACGGGTGGTGGTAAGGGGTAAAATAACCGATTTTCGAAAATCGGATAAAGTGATAGTTCTAGAGATGGAAAATGAAATGGACGTGGTCATATTCTCGGGTGATTGGGGAAATTTTGATTTCTTCGGAATAGTGCCGGAGAAATATTATCCGGGAAAGCCGGTTGAAGTTGTAGGCAGGGTGAAGATGTATAGGGGCAAGCCGCAAATAGTGGCAGGCCATCCTATTTTAATCAGGGAACTCCGGTGAGGACGGAAGAGGTTTTAACAGCCGGGGCCAGGGAATTGGGAGTATTGCTAACGCCGGCCCAGGTCAGTCTTTTTCTCGAATATTTGAATAACCTTAAATTCTGGAACAAGAAAATTAATCTTACCGGAACTAGGGATGATGAGGATATCATAATAAATCATTTTCTCGATTCCATGACCATCCTGCCGTTCATTTCCGAGGGTTCAAGATTGCTCGACATTGGCTCCGGGGCTGGTTTTCCCGGTATCCCACTCAAGATCGTGATGCCTACTTTAATCATAACACTTCTCGATTCGGCGAGTAAAAAGGTTTTTTTCATGCGAGAGGCAATTAGAAAACTGAGTTTAACCGGGATCGAGGCCGTGTGCGGCCGGGCGGAGGATGTTAATAACAGCGTTCCGAGAAGCCATTTTCAATTCGTGGTTTCAAGAGCGGTGGGTAAACTTGAAGACCTGGCTAAACTGAGTATCCCATATCTTGGTGAGAACGGAAAGATTATCCTTATGAGAGGACCGAACGGACTCAAGGAATGGGAGCAGTTAACTCATAAAAGTGCCCTGAGGCTTAGGTTGTCAGAGTCTAAAAGCCTGTCTTTGCCTTTCACCGGACATCGTCGAGTGGTCCTGGTCATCACTTCAACATCATAGTTTATTTTTGGGGAAAGTATGCAACATTCCGGAGTGCGGCAGAAGAGTCAACTATATCAAAAAAGGATGATGCCTAAGCTTTGGTCTTACTTCGGTACTAGTACTTTCCTTAGACCTTCTTACTAGCTATTTCAGCATAAGATGCTTCCCGGGTATTCCCGAATTTCTTCCCAAAATACTACCTAAGCCCAATTGTTTTGACCTGCCTAATTTTTTATAAATGTACCCATACCATTTTAAAGGAGGTACGAGACCATGAGGAAAACATGGGTTCTAACTTTATTGTTGTTAATGTGTGTTTTCATGCCGGCGGCTCAAACAAACAGGGTTTGGGCAAACGGGACGGAAACATTAGGGAAGCCAAGTATAACTATTCAGTCCGGCACTGGAATGACCGCTGCCGGTACCGGGTTAATTACTCAGCCCGGAACTATTAACGTCAATGTTCCCGAGGATTCAGTCGTTAAACAAGCGCTCCTTTACTGGGAATGCCGGGGGAACGAAGACAAAAATGTTATTGTTAATGGAAACATTAATGTCGTGGGTCAAAAGATAGGGGGCCCGAACCCCGACAACCAGTTTCCCAGCAGGAGCTTCAGGTCGGATATTACCGGTCTCATTACACCGGGGGCTAACACGCTGACAGTCGAGGGCTTGAATTGTGATGTTACTGCCAACAACGGCGCAGGCGTGTTGGTAATTTTTGACCAGGGGATTGCCACAGAATTCAGCGGCGAAGCGACGGTTTTGGATGCATCTGTTAATCTTACCGTCCTTCAAATCGACACAACCGAGGTTACGGCTGGTCCACTTCCACCGGAAGGCGGCTCCGATTCAGATAGCGTAGCAAACCTGAACGTGGGCAATGGTGCGATTACGTCCGGAACTGCTAGTGCATTGACGATCGGCGCGGGGAGCCAGAGTTTTTCCGAAGCCGAGGTGCAGAACCTGAATCTCAACTTATTAAGTCTCCTTCTAGTGGGAGCCTCAGTTATAAGGGCGGAGGCTGAAGCTATATGTGATCCAGATGGTAATGCTTCTGTGAGCGGCAATTCGGAAATAGCCGACCTAGCTATTAACACTCTTCTAGGCCCTGTAAACATACCGGTAAGCTTTCCACCAAATACGGTATTAGCCGACCTGAATATAGCGGGCTTAGGACAGGTAAAGATTGTTGCCAACGAGCAGACCGGCTCTGCGATGGGAGGCGAAGGAGAAATAACGGTAAATGCACTACACATAACCCTCAGTACAAATATCCCACTTGTTGGTACTGTTACCGTTGCAGATATCGTAATTTCCTCGGCATATGCCGATATAGTATGTGATACTGATGAGTCAGACATCATTATAATACGCGATGGAGATGATTTTGCGCGTGCTGAGAGAGAAACAATCGAACTAAGTACCACGAAAACGCAGGCATTCAAATTTAATGCCACCGATTTTGACCGTATAGCCAAGATGATTTTGTTTGTAGGGGACGCTCAACAGACCCGTCCTGATGTTATCTTAATCAAGACTTTCAACACCAGCGGCAACCTAGTTAAGACTATAAAATTAATTGATAGGCTTGATGCCTCTGACGGCTCGCAATGGGACACCGAAACTATATCTGTCCCGGTTCCGGCTGGAGTATCCAAGGTAACAGTTCAGGTACAATCGAAGAAGGACAGTAAAAGTAACTTAACCGGGCGTGATTCTTTGGTCTGGGTTCTTGCCGCATTTACCCTACCTACGGCGGAAGAGGCCAATACATTTAGTGGTAGAGCAACAGTGGCCAGGGTCTCAATTCTAGATGCACTTAACGTGGTTTTGGGTGATACCGGGCCTCTTCCATCCTCAGGTGGAAAGTTAGAGGAGACTGGTGTTATTCTGGACATACCCGGTGTGTTCAGTTCTGGAACAGGTGCTGCTTCCACCATGGGTGCAGGGAATCAAAGCAGTTCCGAGGCTACGGTGGAAGAGTTAGAGCTTAATCTGTCCTTGGCCGGCCTGATTACATCTGCTACGGTTATAACTGCTGAGACAACTGCTGAATGCGATGTCAACGGAAAAGCGTCAGTGAATGGGGAATCCATCATAACCGACTTGGTAATTAATGGAAACACTATTAACATTACCGGTGCAGCAAATCAGACAATACAAATCGGACCGGCAAAAATCATAATCAATGAGCAGATTCGTACGGTTAACAACGGTGTAGGCGATATCACAGTCAACGCCCTACACATAATTGTGCCAGGAGTAGGCGAACTTCCCGACCCGGTTAACGTGATTATCGCCTCGGCCCACTCCGATATAAGCTGTAACTAATTCTGTTCTTCTGGAGTAATGGACCCGAAAATCAGGACCTACCGGCGGTGGGATGAGTGGATAGCTCACCCGCCGCCGATTTGAATCTTCCCTTCATAAAGGAGGTAAGTACATGTAGTTCTATGCGTCCTAGACCTTCCTTCGCGCCCCCTGGTCTTGCTGGTAAGAGTAAGCCCGTCTATAATTCTTTCGCTCGGTTATGGTATAGGGGATATCTAAGTGGTTTCCCTGCAATACGGACTAGAAGAAAACTGTCGTGCCCAGAAAAATAAAGATAGCCTGGGATATATCCCACCTCGAATTTACAATCGAAGACCACTATTATTTCTCCATTCTGAAATCGGAGATTAAAAGATCGGGGGCAGTTGTTAAGGAGGTCAATTCTCTCAAGGACATAATTAAGTATGACGTGGCGGTCTTGAATTATCCCGAAAAGCCCTTCACCAGAATGGAAGCAAAACTCATAAACCGATACATCGAGGGCGGCAATAAGGTCATTATCGCCGGCTATTATAACAATGAGGATAGAATTGCCGACCGTATCAACACCCTCTCCCGGGACTTTGGACTTTCTTTAAACAAGGACCAGATAAAGGATAAACTGAATAACGAGGACGGCGACCAACTTTTAGTGGTGACCTCCCGGGTGTCATCTTATAACCATTCTGTGAGTAGGGTTTTTTTTCCCTGTGCCGCTTCGGTAAGCATTAAAGGAACCGGAGGAACCCCAATTATTCTAAGAGAAAGATCACGATATTCTAGGAGGGAGACGGTTATCGCTGCTGAAGTAAAGGTAGGGGAGGGTGTGTTTATACTCCTTGGGACCTGTGTGTTCTGGGATAATTTTGCCATTAGAAAATACGATAATCTCCGGTTTTCGCTGAACTTGCTCTTGGGGGTAGGAGGAGAACACAACGATTATCGGCTGGGATTTAACCAGCGGCACTGGGTGTAAGATTCGATTCGAGCTGTTCTTATTAAGCCTTGACCGGAATTTGTTTGAATGTTAGCTTACGAAGCTTTTGATTTAAATTTGAATGATGAAGGTGATAGCATAAGTTAGAAGTAAAACTCTTACCAAAATAGTCGAGGGTATATCTAAGCGGTAAAATAGTATAATTTTTTAAAAGAGGTGGCTATGAAAACTGTCGGAGTGATAGGTGGCAGCGGCCTTTATGAAATGGAGGGGTTGACCGATCTTCGTTCTATTAAGGTGGAGACGCCTTGGGGAAGTCCCTCCGATGATCTAATGGAGGGAAAGCTGGGCGATACCAAAATGGTTTTTCTACCCAGACACGGGCGTGGTCATAAAATAATGCCTTCAGAGGTGAATTACCGGGCGAACATTTATGCCATGAAAAAGCTCGGTGTCAGTTGGATAATTTCAGTCAGTGCGGTGGGCAGTATGAGGGAGGAAATTGCTCCCGGTCATGTGGTCATCCCTTCACAGTTTTTCGACCAAACCAAGGGAAGGATATCCACTTTTTTTGGTGATGGTATCGTAGCTCATGTCTCCATGGCTGACCCGGTTTGTCCCCGTCTTTCCCAGGCTCTCTACACGGCGGCAAGAGACCTAGGGGCAACTGCGCACCGGGGTGGGGTCTACATCTGTATCGAGGGTCCCCAGTTCTCGTCGAGAGCGGAGAGCAACATATACAGGAAGTGGGGAGTTGATGTTATTGGTATGACCAACATGCCTGAAGCAAAGCTTGCACGCGAAGCGGAGATTTGCTATGCTACACTGGCACTCTCCACCGACTACGACTGCTGGCACGAAGCTCATGCAGATGTCACCGTGGAGGATATCATCGAGACGCTCACCAAGAACGTGAAGCTGGCTAGGCGGGTCATAAAAGCGGTCGTTTCGATGATCCCGGGAAGGGAAGACTGTCCCTGTCCTGATGCGCTCAAGAATGCGATTATCACGCCAAAGGAGGCAATAACCGAGGAGGCAAAGAGAAGATTGGACATAATAGTCGAGAGGTATATTAAATGAGCGTTTTGGTAGTAGGGTCAATGGCCTTAGATACCGTGGAGACCCCGTTTGGACGGGTTGAGGACGTACTGGGCGGCTCTGCTTCTTATTTCTCTCTTGCGGCGAGCTTATTCACCGAAGTCAAGGTTGTAGCGGTAGTGGGTGAAGATTTCCCGGATGCGTACATTCGACTTTTCCAATCCAAGGGAATCGAGTTGAGCGGGGTTCAGAAGACCTCCGGAAAAACATTCCGGTGGCACGGACGGTACGGATACGACTTGGGAGACCCGGATACGTTGGGCACGTATCTCAACGTCTTCGAAAATTTCGACCCCAAATTGCCGGAGGACTACCGGGAGGTGGACTATGTCTTCCTGGCAAATATAGACCCTGAGCTCCAACTCAAAGTCCTCAAACAGGTCCAGAAGCCCAAACTGGTTGCCTGTGATACCATGAACTACTGGATAGAAAATAAGCCCGCTGAGTTGAAGGAAGTGCTCAGGCATGTTCACATGCTTATAATAAATGATTCGGAGGTCCGGGCATTGGCCAATGAACCGAAGATAATAAAAGCGGCCAGGGAGGTGCTGGATATGGGGCCCGCGGTTCTCATCGTGAAAAGAGGGGAATATGGAGCGTTAATGTTCTCCAAAGACGGGATATTCTGGGCTCCCAGTTATCCTCTGGAAGAGGTCGTTGACCCAACCGGGGCTGGTGATACCTTCGCCGGCGGGTTTTTGGGATATGTTTCCAGCCAGGATACCTCTGATTTAACCGAGTTTAAGAAGGCGGTTGTTTACGGGAGTGTTATTGCTTCATACACGGTAGAGGATTATAGTGTAAGCAGATTGACCTTTTTGGAAAAAGACGATGTAAGCACAAGGTTTAGGGCCTTCATGAAGCTTTCTAATCTTGACTGATATGAGAATATTGATTTTTTTACTGGGAATCTCGTTTTTGATTTCTTCCTGTGGTGGCAGGAGGGTTGAAGAAAGACGGGAGGAGACATTGTTGAGCGACCAAAAGGCCTTGGCGGTGGCCTCTCTTCGTCGAGGAAACTTACAACAGGCTGTTACGGATATAAATAAAGCGGAGGAGATGAATAAGAACGACCCCGATGTTCATCTAATAAAAGGACTAATCTATTTTGCCCTGAAGGATTATGCCCAGGCGGAAGCTTCTTATAAGGAGGCCATAGAACTTAAGCCCTCTTATTCCGAGGCTAGGTTAAATCTATGCAATTTGTATTTTACCCTCAGCAACCTGGATGGGGCAATCGAGCAATGCTCTAAAGCGGCGTCTGACCCGGTTTATAAATCGAGGGTCAATGCTCTCACCCTTTTGGGAACGGTATATTTCAGAAAAGGGGATGTTGATAAAGCTAAGAATTACTATGACCAGGCGCTTCAGATTAATCCGGCATTCGTTTATACTCATAACGAGCTGGGAAAGCTGTATATGGCCACCGGAAAAGAAGAAGAAGCAATAA
The sequence above is drawn from the Thermodesulfobacteriota bacterium genome and encodes:
- a CDS encoding peptide chain release factor 1; amino-acid sequence: MNFESRVNKLLEFKSKEYPITSLYLKLGPKERENFKYRITLKNLIKEQRDRLDKGGFTKQAIESVESDLKKIAGYIENTDQITGCRGIALFSSTGADVWEVFKLPLLYRNRLVVDWSPLIRQLVTISDEFGDIAVVIIDRKKARLFRIGLNGASEVAGYFYPEATRSTKFRSQEGKFKQRVSPAVGGGEVPHGLGEYGFQRKIENEIQQHFRYVSDKLFGYYKENKFDWLVIGGAESVITDFSHHIHTYLKERSLGSFVLEDIDSAKFDEIVEKSLELLDSMERRNEARIIKEFEEKLHLGFAVNGLESSLKALMMGQVRVLIVAEGFIQSGFICPESGVLVWEKRDSLCPEGKTPIPVEDIVDEAIEEALGQGAEVEVIFDQDAKKKIEGIGAILRFKL
- the rsmG gene encoding 16S rRNA (guanine(527)-N(7))-methyltransferase RsmG; amino-acid sequence: MRTEEVLTAGARELGVLLTPAQVSLFLEYLNNLKFWNKKINLTGTRDDEDIIINHFLDSMTILPFISEGSRLLDIGSGAGFPGIPLKIVMPTLIITLLDSASKKVFFMREAIRKLSLTGIEAVCGRAEDVNNSVPRSHFQFVVSRAVGKLEDLAKLSIPYLGENGKIILMRGPNGLKEWEQLTHKSALRLRLSESKSLSLPFTGHRRVVLVITSTS
- a CDS encoding choice-of-anchor P family protein; protein product: MRKTWVLTLLLLMCVFMPAAQTNRVWANGTETLGKPSITIQSGTGMTAAGTGLITQPGTINVNVPEDSVVKQALLYWECRGNEDKNVIVNGNINVVGQKIGGPNPDNQFPSRSFRSDITGLITPGANTLTVEGLNCDVTANNGAGVLVIFDQGIATEFSGEATVLDASVNLTVLQIDTTEVTAGPLPPEGGSDSDSVANLNVGNGAITSGTASALTIGAGSQSFSEAEVQNLNLNLLSLLLVGASVIRAEAEAICDPDGNASVSGNSEIADLAINTLLGPVNIPVSFPPNTVLADLNIAGLGQVKIVANEQTGSAMGGEGEITVNALHITLSTNIPLVGTVTVADIVISSAYADIVCDTDESDIIIIRDGDDFARAERETIELSTTKTQAFKFNATDFDRIAKMILFVGDAQQTRPDVILIKTFNTSGNLVKTIKLIDRLDASDGSQWDTETISVPVPAGVSKVTVQVQSKKDSKSNLTGRDSLVWVLAAFTLPTAEEANTFSGRATVARVSILDALNVVLGDTGPLPSSGGKLEETGVILDIPGVFSSGTGAASTMGAGNQSSSEATVEELELNLSLAGLITSATVITAETTAECDVNGKASVNGESIITDLVINGNTINITGAANQTIQIGPAKIIINEQIRTVNNGVGDITVNALHIIVPGVGELPDPVNVIIASAHSDISCN
- the mtnP gene encoding S-methyl-5'-thioadenosine phosphorylase — encoded protein: MKTVGVIGGSGLYEMEGLTDLRSIKVETPWGSPSDDLMEGKLGDTKMVFLPRHGRGHKIMPSEVNYRANIYAMKKLGVSWIISVSAVGSMREEIAPGHVVIPSQFFDQTKGRISTFFGDGIVAHVSMADPVCPRLSQALYTAARDLGATAHRGGVYICIEGPQFSSRAESNIYRKWGVDVIGMTNMPEAKLAREAEICYATLALSTDYDCWHEAHADVTVEDIIETLTKNVKLARRVIKAVVSMIPGREDCPCPDALKNAIITPKEAITEEAKRRLDIIVERYIK
- a CDS encoding thermonuclease family protein — its product is MIDGDTIVLEGVNTQVRYLAIDAPEIPTEESPGDPLSLEAKRFNESLVGGKTVRLEFDEEKYDYYGRMLAYVYVDELFVNQEMVRSGLARAFIIKPNDKHERIIYEAEEQARRGRKGIWGDHRGFKPPDENVRFLIKPSQASRYIGQRVVVRGKITDFRKSDKVIVLEMENEMDVVIFSGDWGNFDFFGIVPEKYYPGKPVEVVGRVKMYRGKPQIVAGHPILIRELR
- a CDS encoding tetratricopeptide repeat protein, with protein sequence MSDQKALAVASLRRGNLQQAVTDINKAEEMNKNDPDVHLIKGLIYFALKDYAQAEASYKEAIELKPSYSEARLNLCNLYFTLSNLDGAIEQCSKAASDPVYKSRVNALTLLGTVYFRKGDVDKAKNYYDQALQINPAFVYTHNELGKLYMATGKEEEAIKEFKIAVDGFNLYDEAYYNLGLAYLKVGKTADACLSFSRVVEISPNSVLGLNSKSYLSTVCNKQS
- a CDS encoding PfkB family carbohydrate kinase — protein: MSVLVVGSMALDTVETPFGRVEDVLGGSASYFSLAASLFTEVKVVAVVGEDFPDAYIRLFQSKGIELSGVQKTSGKTFRWHGRYGYDLGDPDTLGTYLNVFENFDPKLPEDYREVDYVFLANIDPELQLKVLKQVQKPKLVACDTMNYWIENKPAELKEVLRHVHMLIINDSEVRALANEPKIIKAAREVLDMGPAVLIVKRGEYGALMFSKDGIFWAPSYPLEEVVDPTGAGDTFAGGFLGYVSSQDTSDLTEFKKAVVYGSVIASYTVEDYSVSRLTFLEKDDVSTRFRAFMKLSNLD